A DNA window from Hevea brasiliensis isolate MT/VB/25A 57/8 chromosome 2, ASM3005281v1, whole genome shotgun sequence contains the following coding sequences:
- the LOC131169243 gene encoding RGG repeats nuclear RNA binding protein A-like yields the protein MTLEEYEKVLEEKRKALQPLKAEERKVDTKVFESMQQISSKKGNDDIFIKLGSDKDKRKEASEKDEKAKKSVSINEFLKPAEGERYYSPGGRGRGRGRGARGFSNRDATSNVVAPSIEDPGQFPTLGGK from the exons ATGACTCTTGAAGAATATGAGAAGGTGCTAGAAGAGAAGAGGAAGGCCCTGCAGCCACTCAAGGCCGAGGAAAGAAAGGTGGATACTAAAGTGTTTGAATCCATGCAGCAGATCTCAAGCAAGAAGGGGAATGATGACATCTTTATTAAATTG GGCTCTGATAAGGATAAGCGGAAAGAGGCTTCTGAGAAGGATGAGAAAGCTAAAAAG TCTGTCAGCATTAATGAGTTCTTGAAGCCTGCTGAAGGGGAAAGGTACTACAGCCCAGGTGGTCGTGGGCGAGGGCGTGGTCGTGGTGCCAGAGGATTCAGTAACAGAGATGCAACGAGCAATGTGGTAGCTCCTTCCATAGAAGATCCTGGGCAGTTCCCGACCTTGGGTGGCAAGTGA
- the LOC131177858 gene encoding protein mago nashi homolog has translation MQRCSQISIAKETKCIIGAAIAFANQPVRVRDANMATAAEDEFYLRYYVGHKGKFGHEFLEFEFRPDGKLRYANNSNYKNDTMIRKEVFLTPAVLKECCRIISESEIMKEDDANWPEPDRVGRQELEIVMGNEHISFTTSKIGSLVDVQSSKDPEGLRIFYYLVQDLKCFVFSLISLHFKIKPI, from the exons ATGCAACGCTGCTCTCAAATTTCAATAGCAAAAGAAACAAAGTGTATTATTGGAGCGGCAATTGCATTTGCAAACCAGCCAGTGAGAGTGAGAGACGCAAACATGGCAACGGCTGCAGAAGATGAGTTCTACCTTCGATACTACGTGGGACACAAGGGAAAATTCGGCCATGAGTTCCTTGAGTTTGAGTTCAGACCAGATGGTAAGCTTCGATACGCCAACAACTCCAATTACAAGAACGACACCATGATCCGCAAGGAGGTCTTCCTCACCCCTGCCGTCCTTAAGGAGTGCTGCCGTATCATCTCCGAGAGCGAg ATCATGAAGGAAGATGATGCCAACTGGCCAGAACCGGACAGGGTTGGGCGACAAGAGCTTGAAATTGTGATGGGAAACGAGCATATCTCCTTCACTACCTCAAAAATTGGGTCTCTTGTTGATGTCCAGAGTAGTAAGGATCCTGAAGGACTTCGTATCTTCTATTACCTTGTTCAG GACTTGAAGTGCTTTGTCTTCTCTCTCATCTCACTACATTTCAAGATTAAGCCTATTTAA